GTGGCCAGAGCAGCGACTCCCGCTGCGGCGGTTCCTCGGCCTCCAGCGCAGCCTGCCCCCGCCCGCCCCGTTCCGGCGCCGTCCCCGGTGCCCGCCGTCAGCAGCCTCAAGGTGGGCACCCTGGTGGACGTGCAGCGGGGCTCGATCTCATCGGAGGCCACGGTAATCCGGACGCGGCCGGACGGCGTCCTGGTGCGTTACGAGGACAACACCGCGAATGACGAGTGGGTGGACGCGGGCCGGGTCACGCTGTTTCAGCCTGGCGTCACCCGCGGTGGGCCGAAGTCAGGCACCTACCAGTGCTACCACCCGATGTACGAGAACAGCTACATGGGGTCGTTTGTCGTGACGGCGGGCGGGAACTACCGCTACCTCACTGGAACAAAGAAAAGCGGGGTGTTCAGCTATAACGAAGCCACCCGCGCCCTAACATGGAAAAGCGGTGAGTGGGCTGGCAAAGTGGCGCGCAGTGAGTACCGCAACGTGGCTGGGCAGGGGCCAATGATTCTGCTGGCGTTTGAGCCGGGTGGACGCCGGGCGGGGAACTACCAGCGCTGCTTGTACCGCGGCTGAAAAACCAGGTGGATCGTCGTGTGCGCCCAGCGTGCGAGTGTGGTTGCGTCACCGAAACGGCCCTGGTGGAAGCGGCGGTAGAGTCCGCCCGGACTGGCCGTCTCATCTGACCGGCGGCGCGAGCAGGGTCTGTGCGGCCTCCCGGGCCTGCACTTCGAACCGGTTGTGATGGTAGCCGCGCCGGGCGCTTTCCAGGAGGTACAGCAGCAGGAAGCGCACGGTGCCATACCGCTGAAACTGAAGTACGTGCGCCATCTCATGCGCCACCCAGGCGGCGTCGCTCAGAAACTGCGCTCTGGTCACACCACTCAAATGCACCGTGTGACCGACCACCATGGCCATCTGTGACCCTCTCAGAATTCGCCTGGCCACCCATGCCAGCGACGAAGCTTCAACGATCCTCACGCCCTGCAACATCCTGCTATTCAACCATGCTCTGCGCCGTGAGACGAGAAAAGGCGGGACCCACTGAATGCGCAGCCTTAGCAGGCTCGCAAAGGCCAGTGCCTCGACATCCAGCAGTGCCTGCAGGTTCATGGGGCCCTCCTACCACAATCACCCAACACCCCCTAAATCAGCTGAATCTGCCGTACTGAACTGCGATGGTCCGGCTGGCCGTGGTGGAGAGTGAGCCGGGTGCATCTTCCTGTCGGGGAAGGATGGTCATCCGCGACCCCCGTGGTGTGGCTTGACCAGGGTGTGACCGTGCGGCCGAAGCATGCGCCTACTTTGACCTTCAGCACGCGTGAGTTCGCTCGTCTGCGATTCTGTCCGTGAGGGATGGGTCCCGGTTCAGGGACGATGTGGTACCCGGCGTGCAGCCCCGACACCAGACTCTTTGGCTTCAATCCTCCAGGTACTCCCGCAGGTCCCCGCGCCGGCTCTGCTGGTACTTGATTTTCCGAAGGGCCTTGGTCTCGATCTGCCGGATTCGCTCGCGGGTCACCCCGAACTGCTTGCCCACCTCCTCCAGGGTGTGCTCCCGGCCGTCTTCGAGCCCCTTGCGCAAGCGGAGCACCAGTGCTTCTCTGGGTTCCAGCTTCGCCAGCGCCCGGTCCAGCGCCTCACCCATCAGCACGTCACTCACCCGACTCAGCGGCGATTCACGCCGGTCGTCCGGCAGGAAGTCCGCGATCGACGAATCCCCTTCA
The nucleotide sequence above comes from Deinococcus malanensis. Encoded proteins:
- a CDS encoding DUF4157 domain-containing protein, whose amino-acid sequence is MNLQALLDVEALAFASLLRLRIQWVPPFLVSRRRAWLNSRMLQGVRIVEASSLAWVARRILRGSQMAMVVGHTVHLSGVTRAQFLSDAAWVAHEMAHVLQFQRYGTVRFLLLYLLESARRGYHHNRFEVQAREAAQTLLAPPVR